The Arachis ipaensis cultivar K30076 chromosome B07, Araip1.1, whole genome shotgun sequence genomic interval TGAGATAAGGCCCTCAAGTTCGTGGGGTAAGGTAAAAGTTTATTCCTTTATTCCTTCAATGCCCTTGGGCATGTTCCAATTACCTGATTTACCTCCAAAGACGACAACTTTGATGACACAAAATGGTTGGCATAACGGTAATCACACTTCACCCCCACTTTATACACACTCCTCTTGTTGCTACACTTCGGTTTTGAGAAACATAAACAAATGGCGAGCACTCTGTTGTCTCTACACAGCTTTTTTCCGATCCATAGTAAGCATAATCCCTGGTTTGTTTTCAAGATTTCATTTCCCTTTTCAGTTAAATGTCTTATGTGTTTGTTTCAGGGAGGAGGGAAGAGATTGGAAAGTTGAGTGCTTTCAGGACTTCATTTGGCGGACAAGTTTTGTGTAATCCAAGTTTCTGTGGGACACAAATAGCTATTAACAACCATGGAAACCGTTTAGTTGTTAACTCACTGGTTACTGCTTCACCCTTCTATGGCTCTTATGTTAATTTTCTTGCATGTAATTGAGATAACATGAACTATTGAATTCTAGCTGTGGTCTGTGGTGAATTTTCTTTCGTTGACAGCTTGGAAGGAGGGTGAAGAGTAGGACCAGAGAAACAGTGGTTCCAGAACCAGATTATAGGATTCCAATTGTGCTACTTGGTAGATACTTGTTACTTCTTCTCATTCTTTATTTGTATGTGTTTTAAGCACATAATTTTATGGTGGATGGCATAACGAGTTGAATGTGCATATGTTCTTGGAAGCAAGGTGGATTAAAATCTAGAGGAATGAAAGGGAAGCATATCTTGCAAACTACTTTTACCATTACTTAAATGAGCCAATTCAATTTCTCCCTAGATTACTGTTTGACTCAAAATTGTACTATCAGGAGTTGCTGGTGGGTTGGCCTATACAGAGAATTTGGTACCTGCAGTTCCTGTTGGCCTTCTTGGATTGCTTCTCTTGGTTCAGGTAACTATTATTTATCAGTAAATGGTGGTGTAATAAAGAGGGTCTCACAAACTTGCATAACGATATAAGTACTTTGTTTCAAAGAAGCTGTATCATTTTCTTAGCTGCTTTTTTACCACTCTGATTACTACAATATGTATCATCTTTTCCATTCCATTTTTGGCAGctgactttttcttttattatttgtctttCCCTCAGGCCACTAGAGTGAGATTCGTCTTTGGTGATGAGGCTCTGGTTTGTTGCCTTCTCGCCTCTCGCTTCTGTCAAAATCAAATAGCCATTCATTTTTAGTCAATATAATCATAATGTATAACTTAATCTGCATATTATTTCTGTGATCTTGTCTTCATCTAAATGTATTGTTGATGCTTTTTGATTTTGTAGTTTTAATTATGTATATATGAGTGAGAGAAAATTTATGGTTTAGGAAGTAAGGATAGGTGACCAGCTTGAGGAATCAGGAGAAAATGCATTTGTGGGAGGAAAAAACCGCTGGAAGTAAGAATCAAATTTATTGTATATACCAATTGGAGTTTCAGAGCAGTAGCATGAATGAAAACCCTGCTTTTATTTGCTGTTCAGGTACTCAACATTTGTTAATTGGGAATTCTGGTGGCCTAACTTCCCTATTTTAGTCTACTTCAAGGAGACACAAACAAAGCCTGAGCGACAAATTCATTTCTTCCCAATAATCTTTGTAAGTATAATAAATATAGGAAATCATTTCCAGCtacttaaattttatatttattttcagaTTCAACATTTTCTTCATGTTTACTGTTTCTTGATGATTTATTGTGTATGACAAGCAGAATGGGAAGCAGCTTTATGATGTTATGGTGGAAAGAGCAGGACCTTCAAAAAGTAGTGGTCCAAAAGAATCCTAAAGAGCTAGCTGTGTGATTAGATCCTCAGGTATCAATCCCATATTCTGTAT includes:
- the LOC107610054 gene encoding uncharacterized protein LOC107610054 — protein: MASTLLSLHSFFPIHRRREEIGKLSAFRTSFGGQVLCNPSFCGTQIAINNHGNRLVVNSLLGRRVKSRTRETVVPEPDYRIPIVLLGVAGGLAYTENLVPAVPVGLLGLLLLVQATRVRFVFGDEALEVRIGDQLEESGENAFVGGKNRWKYSTFVNWEFWWPNFPILVYFKETQTKPERQIHFFPIIFNGKQLYDVMVERAGPSKSSGPKES